The following coding sequences lie in one Pseudomonas sp. B33.4 genomic window:
- a CDS encoding DMT family transporter, with product MNAYAYLAIAICAEVIATVSMKAVKGISTPLPLVLVIVGYAIAFWMLTLVVRTVPVGVAYAVWAGMGIVMVSVAALFIYGQKLDIPAMLGMALIVLGVVVIQLFSKTAGH from the coding sequence ATGAACGCCTACGCCTACCTGGCCATTGCCATCTGCGCCGAAGTGATCGCCACCGTGTCGATGAAAGCCGTCAAAGGCATCAGCACACCGCTGCCACTGGTGCTGGTTATCGTCGGCTACGCGATTGCGTTCTGGATGCTGACGCTGGTGGTGCGCACGGTGCCGGTCGGCGTGGCCTACGCGGTTTGGGCGGGAATGGGGATTGTGATGGTCAGCGTCGCGGCGCTGTTCATCTACGGGCAGAAGCTGGATATCCCGGCGATGCTGGGGATGGCGTTGATCGTGCTCGGCGTCGTCGTGATCCAGCTGTTCTCGAAAACTGCCGGCCATTAA
- a CDS encoding aldo/keto reductase, whose translation MTIASLHDFHRPLGSTGLTVSPLGLGTVKLGRDQGVKYPNGFQIPGDDEARMLLRQARELGINLIDTAPAYGRSEERLGPLLRDQRQDWVIVSKVGEEFADGLSHHDFSAAHTRMSVERSLQRLETDFIDLVLVHSDGNDMAILEHTEVYATLAALKAEGKIRGFGFSGKTVEGGLKALEQGDCAMVTYNLNEQNEKAVIDYAAAHGKAILVKKALASGHVCLSPGVDPVRASFELLFAQPGVASAIVGTINPLHLAHNVATVAQVLRGH comes from the coding sequence ATGACCATTGCCAGCCTGCATGACTTTCATCGCCCGCTGGGCAGCACCGGCCTGACGGTTTCGCCACTGGGCCTGGGCACGGTCAAGCTCGGCCGTGACCAAGGGGTGAAATACCCCAACGGCTTTCAGATTCCCGGTGATGACGAAGCGCGGATGCTGCTGCGTCAGGCGCGGGAATTGGGCATCAACCTTATCGACACCGCCCCGGCCTATGGCCGCAGTGAAGAACGCCTCGGCCCGCTGTTGCGCGATCAGCGTCAGGACTGGGTGATTGTCAGCAAGGTCGGCGAAGAGTTTGCCGATGGCTTGTCGCACCACGACTTCAGCGCCGCGCACACGCGCATGTCCGTTGAGCGCAGCCTGCAACGTCTTGAAACCGATTTTATCGACCTGGTGCTGGTGCACTCCGACGGCAACGACATGGCGATCCTCGAGCACACAGAGGTGTACGCGACACTCGCGGCACTCAAGGCCGAAGGCAAGATTCGCGGCTTCGGCTTCTCTGGCAAAACCGTCGAAGGCGGCTTGAAAGCTCTGGAGCAAGGCGACTGCGCGATGGTCACCTACAATCTGAACGAACAAAACGAGAAGGCTGTCATTGACTATGCTGCTGCCCACGGCAAAGCCATTCTGGTGAAAAAAGCCTTGGCCAGCGGTCACGTGTGTCTGAGTCCGGGCGTGGATCCGGTACGCGCCAGCTTCGAATTGCTGTTCGCCCAGCCTGGCGTGGCCAGTGCTATTGTCGGCACGATCAACCCGCTGCACC
- the cytX gene encoding putative hydroxymethylpyrimidine transporter CytX: MSIQPSTYSPDLAVPADKRVFGGRDLFSLWFSLGIGLMVLQTGALLAPGLGLSGSLLAIFLGTLVGVLLLAAVGVIGSDTGLSSMAALKLSLGSKGASLPALLNLLQLIGWGSFEIIVMRDAASLLGTRAFSEGSLWSNPVLWTLFFGALATLLAVSGPLTFVRQILRKWGIWLLLAACLWLTWNLFAKADLADLWSRAGDGSMPFAVGFDIAIAMPLSWLPLIADYSRFGKRAKNVFGGTAVGFFIGNFWLMSLGVAYTLAFAPSGEVNALLLALAGAGLGIPLLLILLDESENAFADIHSAAVSSGILLRLKVEHLALAIGVICTLIALLAPLAQYQNFLLLIGSVFAPLFGVVLVDHFILRKRSAQVASAALRWPALLAWLGGVSTYHLLANLYPDVGATLPALVLAGLLQLVLGRAFSYGRETAQA, from the coding sequence TTGAGCATTCAACCCAGCACCTATTCCCCCGATCTCGCCGTACCCGCCGACAAGCGTGTATTCGGCGGTCGCGATCTGTTTTCTCTGTGGTTCTCCCTCGGCATCGGCCTGATGGTCTTGCAGACCGGCGCATTGCTCGCGCCGGGTCTGGGGCTGTCTGGATCGCTGCTGGCAATTTTCCTTGGCACGCTGGTGGGTGTGCTGTTGCTGGCTGCGGTCGGCGTGATCGGCAGCGACACCGGTCTGTCGTCGATGGCCGCGCTGAAACTCAGCCTCGGCAGCAAAGGCGCGAGCCTGCCGGCGTTGCTCAACTTGCTGCAATTGATTGGTTGGGGCTCGTTCGAAATCATCGTCATGCGCGACGCTGCCAGCTTGCTCGGTACCCGCGCGTTCAGCGAAGGTTCGCTTTGGTCGAACCCGGTGTTGTGGACGCTGTTTTTCGGCGCGTTGGCGACCTTGCTTGCGGTCAGCGGGCCGCTGACTTTCGTCCGGCAGATTCTGCGCAAGTGGGGCATCTGGCTGCTGCTGGCAGCGTGCCTGTGGCTGACCTGGAATCTGTTTGCCAAAGCCGATCTGGCCGACCTCTGGTCGCGTGCCGGTGACGGTTCGATGCCGTTCGCCGTGGGCTTTGACATTGCCATCGCGATGCCCCTGTCGTGGCTGCCGCTGATCGCCGACTACTCACGTTTTGGCAAACGTGCGAAGAATGTTTTCGGCGGTACTGCCGTCGGTTTCTTCATCGGCAACTTCTGGCTGATGAGCCTCGGCGTCGCCTACACCCTGGCCTTCGCGCCGAGCGGTGAAGTCAATGCACTGTTGCTCGCACTGGCCGGCGCCGGTCTGGGCATTCCACTGTTGCTGATTCTGCTGGATGAGTCGGAAAACGCCTTTGCCGATATTCATTCGGCAGCGGTATCGAGCGGGATTCTGTTGCGCCTGAAAGTCGAGCATCTGGCCTTGGCCATCGGCGTGATCTGCACGCTGATCGCACTGCTGGCGCCGTTGGCGCAGTACCAGAATTTCCTGCTGTTGATCGGCTCGGTGTTTGCACCGCTGTTTGGCGTGGTGCTGGTCGATCACTTCATCCTGCGCAAGCGCAGTGCTCAGGTCGCGTCAGCCGCGTTGCGCTGGCCGGCGTTGTTGGCGTGGCTGGGTGGCGTGAGCACCTACCACTTGCTGGCAAATCTGTATCCGGATGTCGGCGCAACCCTGCCGGCGCTGGTGCTGGCAGGGCTGTTGCAGCTAGTGCTGGGCCGGGCCTTCAGTTACGGCCGGGAAACAGCTCAGGCTTGA
- a CDS encoding RsiV family protein, protein MSLFKIASVAAIALTLGACASLFQPNYRTPLETTRDASEQLKPGCSTPDCPLVNIDTLRFPAEPALDGIIEKRLLQMTRTEKNATVAPTLAAYREQFLASAGPRNSSYLQAKVREQHDGLVIIEVSSYLDTGGAHGTPGRGFINYSRQQHKVLNLSDMLMPGQEEAFWKAAQVAHNSWLISTKLDQEPEFVANWPFVKTPNVALTYGGVILKYDVTTIAPYALGHVELKIPYPRLNGILKPELFPGRN, encoded by the coding sequence ATGTCGCTTTTCAAAATTGCCTCCGTGGCCGCCATCGCCCTGACCCTCGGCGCGTGCGCAAGCCTGTTCCAGCCCAACTACCGCACGCCGCTGGAAACCACCCGCGATGCGTCGGAACAGCTTAAGCCTGGATGTTCCACCCCGGATTGCCCACTGGTGAACATCGACACTCTGCGCTTCCCGGCCGAACCTGCGCTGGACGGCATCATCGAAAAACGTCTGCTGCAAATGACCCGCACCGAGAAGAACGCCACGGTGGCGCCAACCCTGGCGGCCTATCGCGAGCAGTTTCTGGCCAGTGCCGGCCCGCGCAACAGCAGCTACCTGCAAGCGAAAGTACGCGAGCAGCATGACGGCTTGGTGATCATTGAGGTGTCGAGCTACCTCGACACTGGCGGTGCCCATGGCACCCCGGGTCGCGGTTTCATCAACTATTCACGCCAGCAGCACAAGGTGCTGAACCTGTCCGACATGCTCATGCCGGGTCAGGAAGAGGCGTTCTGGAAGGCGGCGCAGGTGGCGCACAACAGCTGGCTGATCAGCACCAAGCTCGATCAGGAGCCGGAGTTCGTGGCGAACTGGCCGTTCGTGAAAACCCCGAACGTGGCGCTGACCTATGGTGGCGTGATCCTCAAGTACGACGTGACCACCATCGCGCCTTACGCGCTGGGCCACGTCGAACTGAAGATTCCTTACCCGCGCCTGAACGGTATTCTCAAGCCTGAGCTGTTTCCCGGCCGTAACTGA
- a CDS encoding TolC family outer membrane protein — protein sequence MLRKLSLAVAVSCASNAMAWAAEAPLSTKTDLVSVYQEAVDNNADLAAARAQYGAQKEVVPQARAGLLPNLSGGAETANVRTSIDQPSAVANRSAHSYQATLAQPLFRADRWFQYQAAKDVNEQAALQLSATEQNLILQSAEDYFNVLRSQDNLASTKAEEAAFKRQLDQSNERFDVGLSDKTDVLQSQASYDTARANRIVAQRQVDDAFEALITLTNRQYNSIQGIVHTLPILPPAPNDAKAWVDTAAKQNLNLLASNFAVSSAEETLKQRKAGHLPTLDAVAKYEKGDNDALGFANPNSFGTPYHGNVEQSTVGLQLNIPIYSGGLTSSQVRQSYEQLNQSEQQRESLRRQIVENTRNLHRAVNTDVEQVQARRQSIISNQSAVEATEIGYQVGTRNIVDVLDAQRQLYTSVRNYNNTRYDYILDNLRLKQAAGTLNPGDLEDLRRYLKADYNPDKDFLPPDLAKAAEAQLKARP from the coding sequence ATGCTGCGCAAACTCTCACTGGCTGTTGCCGTGTCTTGTGCGTCCAACGCAATGGCCTGGGCAGCAGAAGCGCCCTTGTCGACCAAAACCGATCTGGTCAGCGTCTATCAGGAGGCTGTCGACAACAACGCCGATCTGGCAGCCGCTCGCGCCCAGTACGGCGCACAAAAAGAAGTAGTGCCGCAGGCTCGCGCCGGACTGCTGCCGAATCTGTCCGGCGGTGCCGAAACAGCCAACGTGCGCACCTCGATCGACCAGCCTTCGGCCGTGGCCAACCGCAGCGCTCATTCCTATCAGGCGACCCTCGCCCAACCGTTGTTCCGCGCCGATCGCTGGTTCCAGTACCAGGCCGCCAAGGACGTCAACGAGCAAGCTGCGCTGCAACTCTCGGCGACCGAACAGAACCTGATCCTGCAATCGGCGGAAGATTACTTCAACGTCCTGCGCAGCCAGGACAACCTGGCCTCGACCAAGGCTGAAGAAGCGGCGTTCAAGCGCCAGCTCGACCAGTCCAACGAACGTTTCGATGTCGGCCTGTCGGACAAGACCGACGTGCTGCAATCGCAAGCCAGTTACGACACCGCACGGGCCAACCGCATCGTTGCGCAACGTCAGGTCGACGATGCATTCGAAGCGCTGATCACCCTGACCAACCGTCAGTACAATTCGATTCAGGGCATCGTCCACACCTTGCCGATCCTGCCGCCGGCGCCGAACGACGCCAAGGCCTGGGTCGATACCGCAGCGAAACAGAACCTCAATCTGCTGGCCAGCAACTTCGCCGTCAGCTCGGCTGAAGAAACCTTGAAACAGCGCAAGGCCGGCCACTTGCCGACCCTCGACGCTGTGGCCAAATACGAAAAGGGTGACAACGATGCGCTCGGGTTTGCCAACCCGAACTCGTTCGGCACGCCTTACCACGGCAACGTCGAACAGAGCACGGTCGGCCTGCAACTGAACATCCCGATCTACAGCGGCGGGCTGACCAGTTCGCAAGTGCGCCAGTCGTATGAACAACTGAATCAGAGCGAACAACAGCGCGAATCCCTGCGTCGGCAGATCGTCGAAAACACCCGCAATCTGCACCGTGCGGTGAACACTGATGTCGAGCAGGTGCAGGCGCGTCGTCAGTCGATCATCTCCAACCAGAGCGCGGTGGAGGCCACGGAAATCGGCTATCAGGTGGGTACGCGCAACATCGTTGACGTGCTCGATGCGCAGCGGCAGCTGTACACCTCGGTGCGCAACTACAACAACACGCGTTATGACTACATCCTCGACAACCTGCGCTTGAAGCAGGCGGCGGGGACGTTGAACCCGGGGGATCTGGAAGATCTGCGGCGGTATCTGAAGGCTGACTACAACCCGGACAAGGATTTCCTCCCGCCGGATCTGGCCAAGGCTGCCGAGGCGCAGCTCAAGGCCCGGCCTTAA
- a CDS encoding LysR family transcriptional regulator yields MNMQWNLDQLRVFVGVAEQRSFSAVARQQRKAQSAISSAIAMLEDDLGVSLFERSSGRQPTLTEAGEALLEEAREVLRQCERLNGRAMAMMRGQEAQLRVAQDEAMPYQALVESFGELAEQFPSLEVQLTSAAQGEVARKLVERRADLGLLFYHDEIPEALERRVLGSVEMVTVCGINHPLATQSYVTCQQLAQHRQLLMSTQTSVYPGNEPASPQVWRADSFYVMSEWLVRDLGWAWLPRHVVQYSAYQGLMVELESEWTPPALVVELVWRRDEPLGPAARWLAERFAVHLRAIGDKSR; encoded by the coding sequence ATCAACATGCAATGGAATCTCGATCAGCTTCGGGTGTTTGTCGGCGTTGCCGAGCAGCGTTCGTTTTCGGCAGTGGCACGCCAGCAACGCAAGGCGCAGTCGGCGATCAGCAGCGCGATTGCCATGCTCGAAGATGATCTGGGTGTCAGCCTGTTCGAGCGTAGCAGCGGTCGGCAGCCGACGCTCACCGAGGCGGGTGAAGCGCTGTTGGAAGAAGCACGAGAAGTCCTGCGCCAATGCGAGCGTCTCAACGGTCGGGCCATGGCAATGATGCGCGGCCAGGAAGCGCAATTGCGTGTGGCCCAGGATGAGGCGATGCCCTATCAGGCGCTGGTGGAAAGTTTCGGTGAACTGGCCGAGCAGTTCCCCAGCCTGGAAGTGCAACTGACCAGCGCCGCGCAAGGTGAGGTTGCGCGCAAACTGGTCGAGCGCCGCGCCGACCTTGGCCTGCTGTTTTATCACGATGAAATCCCCGAAGCGCTGGAGCGTCGCGTGCTGGGCAGCGTGGAAATGGTCACCGTCTGCGGGATCAATCATCCGCTGGCGACGCAGTCTTACGTGACCTGCCAGCAACTGGCGCAACATCGGCAATTGCTGATGTCGACGCAAACCAGTGTCTATCCCGGCAACGAGCCGGCCAGCCCCCAGGTGTGGCGTGCCGACAGTTTCTACGTGATGTCCGAATGGCTGGTGCGCGATCTCGGCTGGGCCTGGTTGCCGCGCCATGTGGTGCAGTACTCGGCCTATCAGGGTTTGATGGTCGAACTCGAGAGCGAATGGACCCCGCCAGCCTTGGTGGTGGAACTGGTCTGGCGCCGCGACGAGCCCCTCGGTCCGGCTGCGCGTTGGCTGGCCGAACGTTTTGCCGTGCACTTGCGGGCGATCGGCGACAAAAGTCGATAA
- the waaA gene encoding lipid IV(A) 3-deoxy-D-manno-octulosonic acid transferase — protein MNRTLYTALFYLGLPLVAIRLWLRARKAPAYAKRIGERFSYGMPTLQPGGIWVHAVSVGESIAAAPMIRALLQRYPQLPITVTCMTPTGSERIQALFANEPRIQHCYLPYDLPCAAARFLDRAQPKLAVIMETELWPNHIHQCAKRGIPVALANGRLSERSARGYGRFSKLTAPMLAEMSLFAVQTEAEAQRFRDLGARPQTVEVTGSIKFDLTIDPQLLQRAAELRGQWQALERPVWIAASTHEGEDEVVLNAHRRLLASHPDALLILVPRHPERFNSVFELCQREGFATVRRSTGTHVDAQTSVLLGDTMGELLFLYALADSAFVGGSLVANGGHNLLEPAALAKPVISGPHLFNFLDIAAQLREAGALAEVDDAEGLAVEVQRLFELPRDAQRMADAGLAVMRRNQGALQRLLDGLGRLIK, from the coding sequence ATGAATAGAACTCTCTACACCGCGCTGTTTTACCTGGGGCTGCCATTGGTGGCGATTCGGCTATGGCTGCGGGCGCGCAAGGCGCCGGCGTATGCCAAACGGATTGGCGAACGTTTCTCCTACGGGATGCCGACGCTGCAACCCGGCGGCATCTGGGTGCACGCAGTGTCGGTGGGCGAAAGCATCGCTGCGGCGCCGATGATCCGCGCCTTGCTGCAACGTTATCCACAGTTGCCGATCACCGTGACCTGCATGACCCCGACCGGATCGGAGCGGATTCAGGCGCTGTTCGCTAACGAACCGCGCATCCAGCACTGCTATCTGCCGTATGACTTGCCGTGTGCGGCGGCGCGGTTTCTTGATCGCGCGCAGCCAAAGCTTGCGGTGATCATGGAGACCGAACTGTGGCCTAACCACATTCATCAGTGTGCCAAGCGTGGAATCCCGGTGGCGCTGGCCAACGGGCGCTTGTCCGAGCGCTCGGCACGCGGCTATGGCCGCTTCAGCAAGCTGACCGCGCCGATGCTCGCCGAGATGAGCCTGTTCGCCGTACAGACCGAAGCCGAAGCCCAGCGTTTCCGCGATCTGGGTGCGCGCCCGCAAACAGTCGAGGTCACCGGTTCGATCAAGTTCGACCTGACCATCGACCCGCAATTGCTGCAACGCGCAGCCGAACTGCGCGGCCAATGGCAGGCGCTGGAGCGTCCGGTGTGGATCGCCGCCAGCACTCATGAAGGCGAGGACGAAGTGGTGCTCAATGCCCATCGTCGCTTGCTGGCCAGTCATCCGGATGCGTTGCTGATTCTGGTGCCACGTCACCCGGAGCGTTTCAACTCGGTATTTGAGTTGTGCCAGCGCGAAGGCTTTGCCACGGTGCGACGTTCGACCGGAACCCATGTCGATGCGCAGACGAGCGTGCTGCTCGGCGACACCATGGGCGAGTTGCTGTTTCTCTACGCTCTGGCGGACAGCGCGTTCGTCGGCGGTAGTCTGGTAGCCAACGGTGGGCACAATCTGCTGGAGCCGGCAGCCTTGGCCAAACCGGTGATCAGCGGCCCGCACCTGTTCAACTTCCTCGACATCGCCGCGCAATTGCGCGAAGCCGGAGCGTTGGCCGAGGTCGATGATGCCGAAGGACTGGCGGTGGAAGTGCAGCGCCTGTTTGAGCTGCCGCGCGATGCGCAGCGTATGGCCGACGCCGGGCTGGCGGTGATGCGCCGCAATCAGGGCGCGTTGCAGCGTCTGCTGGATGGTTTGGGCCGACTGATCAAGTAA
- the thiC gene encoding phosphomethylpyrimidine synthase ThiC, producing the protein MTTTKSKNAINLSDSAKVDEQSVKPFTRSQKVYVQGSRPDILVPMREITLDVTPTDFGGEINAPVTVYDTSGPYTDPNVIIDVRKGLADVRSAWIDDRGDTERLTGLSSNFGRERLADPELTKLRFAHVNNPRRAKAGGNVTQMHYARQGIITPEMEFVAIRENMKLEVARAAGLLDQQHPGHSFGASVPKIITPEFVREEIARGRAIIPANINHTELEPMIIGRNFLVKINGNIGNSALGSSIEEEVAKLTWGIRWGADNIMDLSTGKHIHETREWIIRNSPVPIGTVPIYQALEKVGGAAEDLTWELFRDTLIEQAEQGVDYFTIHAGVLLRYVPLTAKRVTGIVSRGGSIMAKWCLAHHKENFAYTHFEEICEIMKAYDVSFSLGDGLRPGSIADANDAAQFGELETLGELTKIAWKHDVQTMIEGPGHVPMQLIKENMDKQLECCDEAPFYTLGPLTTDIAPGYDHITSGIGAAMIGWFGCAMLCYVTPKEHLGLPNKDDVKTGIITYKIAAHAADLAKGHPGAQIRDNALSKARFEFRWEDQFNLGLDPDTARSYHDETLPKDSAKVAHFCSMCGPKFCSMKITQEVREYAANQRIDAVDVDVAQGLAEQAERFKKEGSQLYKKV; encoded by the coding sequence ATGACTACTACAAAATCAAAAAACGCGATCAACCTGAGTGACTCGGCCAAGGTCGACGAGCAATCGGTCAAGCCGTTCACCCGTTCGCAAAAAGTCTACGTTCAGGGCTCGCGCCCGGACATCCTCGTGCCGATGCGCGAAATCACCCTCGATGTCACCCCGACCGACTTCGGCGGCGAAATCAACGCGCCGGTCACTGTCTATGACACCTCGGGCCCCTACACCGATCCGAACGTGATTATCGATGTGCGCAAAGGCCTGGCCGATGTGCGTTCGGCGTGGATCGACGACCGTGGCGACACCGAGCGTCTGACGGGCCTGAGTTCCAACTTCGGTCGCGAGCGCCTCGCCGACCCGGAACTGACCAAGCTGCGCTTTGCCCACGTCAACAACCCGCGCCGCGCCAAGGCCGGTGGCAATGTCACGCAGATGCACTACGCGCGTCAGGGCATCATCACGCCCGAGATGGAATTCGTCGCCATCCGCGAAAACATGAAGCTTGAGGTGGCCCGCGCCGCCGGCCTGCTGGATCAGCAACACCCGGGTCACAGCTTCGGCGCCAGCGTGCCGAAAATCATCACCCCTGAATTCGTCCGTGAAGAGATCGCCCGTGGCCGCGCAATCATCCCGGCCAACATCAACCATACCGAACTGGAACCGATGATCATCGGCCGTAACTTCCTGGTGAAGATCAACGGCAACATCGGCAACAGCGCGCTGGGTTCGTCCATCGAAGAAGAAGTGGCGAAACTGACCTGGGGCATTCGCTGGGGCGCGGACAACATCATGGACTTGTCCACCGGCAAGCACATTCACGAAACCCGCGAGTGGATCATCCGCAACTCGCCGGTGCCGATCGGCACGGTGCCGATCTATCAGGCGCTGGAAAAAGTCGGCGGTGCGGCTGAAGACCTGACCTGGGAGCTGTTCCGCGACACGCTGATCGAGCAGGCCGAGCAGGGCGTCGACTATTTCACCATTCACGCCGGCGTGCTGCTGCGTTACGTGCCGCTGACCGCCAAACGCGTGACCGGTATCGTGTCCCGTGGCGGTTCGATCATGGCCAAGTGGTGCCTGGCGCATCACAAGGAAAACTTCGCCTACACGCATTTCGAAGAAATCTGCGAAATCATGAAGGCCTATGACGTCAGCTTCTCGCTGGGCGATGGCTTGCGTCCGGGGTCGATTGCCGACGCCAACGATGCCGCGCAATTCGGCGAACTGGAAACCCTCGGCGAACTGACCAAGATCGCCTGGAAGCACGACGTGCAAACCATGATCGAAGGCCCGGGCCACGTGCCGATGCAGTTGATCAAAGAGAACATGGACAAGCAGCTGGAGTGCTGCGACGAGGCGCCGTTCTACACCCTCGGCCCGCTGACCACCGACATCGCGCCGGGCTATGACCACATCACCTCGGGTATCGGTGCGGCGATGATCGGCTGGTTCGGTTGCGCGATGCTCTGCTACGTGACGCCGAAGGAACATTTGGGCCTGCCGAACAAGGATGACGTGAAGACCGGGATCATCACCTACAAGATTGCCGCGCACGCAGCGGACTTGGCCAAAGGACACCCGGGCGCACAGATTCGCGACAACGCCTTGAGCAAGGCGCGTTTCGAATTCCGTTGGGAAGACCAGTTCAACCTCGGTCTGGACCCGGACACTGCCCGTTCCTATCACGATGAAACCCTGCCGAAGGATTCGGCCAAGGTCGCGCATTTCTGTTCGATGTGCGGGCCGAAATTCTGCTCGATGAAGATCACTCAGGAAGTCCGCGAATACGCGGCCAACCAGCGGATCGACGCGGTCGACGTGGACGTCGCCCAAGGCCTGGCGGAACAGGCCGAGCGGTTCAAGAAGGAAGGCAGTCAGCTGTACAAGAAAGTCTAG
- a CDS encoding NAD(P)/FAD-dependent oxidoreductase, protein MPSVISTDVLIVGAGVAGLWLNARLRRQGFSTVLVESASLGGGQTVKSQGIIHGGAKYALHGALTGASEAIADMPRRWREALAGNGELDLSGVRLLSEAHYLWSPGTLAGNLTSFFASKAVRGRVDQVKGEQLPPALQDKRFKGKVYRLAELVVDVPSLVQRLADLAGDGLLAGQTIEPLLEAGVLVGVKVDGREIRAQRIVLSAGAGTAQLLEDLGLSQPAMQRRPLHMIIAKGPGLKPLYAHCLGGGTKPRITVTTHPAADGQWVWYMGGDIAESEGVHREPAEQIATAQKEIAQLLPWIDLSTTQWATLRVDRAEPLQTGLTRPDNAFLAEQGRLLVGWPTKLALAPDFADRVIAALERDGIQPQTSEPLPALPKPPMGIPAWEQLLP, encoded by the coding sequence ATGCCATCCGTTATTTCCACCGACGTTCTGATTGTCGGCGCTGGTGTCGCCGGCCTCTGGCTGAATGCGCGTCTGCGCCGTCAGGGGTTTTCGACCGTGTTGGTGGAAAGCGCCAGCCTCGGCGGCGGGCAGACGGTGAAGTCCCAAGGCATCATCCACGGCGGCGCCAAATACGCGCTGCACGGTGCCCTGACCGGCGCCTCGGAAGCCATCGCCGACATGCCGCGCCGCTGGCGTGAAGCGTTGGCCGGCAATGGCGAACTGGATCTGTCCGGCGTGCGCCTGCTGTCCGAAGCGCATTACCTGTGGTCGCCGGGCACCCTTGCCGGCAACCTCACCAGCTTCTTTGCCAGCAAAGCCGTGCGTGGCCGCGTTGATCAGGTCAAGGGCGAGCAACTGCCGCCGGCCCTGCAAGACAAACGCTTCAAGGGCAAGGTCTACCGCCTCGCCGAACTGGTCGTTGATGTGCCGAGCCTGGTCCAGCGTCTGGCCGATCTGGCCGGCGATGGCCTGCTCGCCGGGCAGACCATCGAGCCGCTGCTGGAAGCGGGCGTGCTGGTCGGCGTGAAAGTCGACGGCCGCGAGATCCGCGCTCAGCGCATCGTCCTCAGCGCCGGCGCCGGCACTGCCCAATTGCTCGAAGACCTCGGTTTGAGCCAACCGGCCATGCAACGCCGGCCGCTGCACATGATCATTGCCAAAGGCCCGGGCCTGAAACCGCTGTACGCGCACTGCCTGGGCGGCGGCACCAAACCGCGCATCACCGTGACCACGCATCCGGCCGCTGACGGTCAGTGGGTCTGGTACATGGGTGGCGACATCGCCGAGAGCGAAGGCGTGCATCGCGAGCCGGCCGAGCAGATCGCCACCGCGCAGAAAGAGATCGCCCAGTTGTTGCCGTGGATCGACCTCAGCACCACGCAATGGGCGACCTTGCGCGTTGATCGTGCCGAGCCGCTGCAAACCGGTCTGACCCGCCCGGACAATGCGTTCCTCGCCGAACAGGGCCGTTTGCTGGTCGGCTGGCCGACCAAACTGGCGCTGGCGCCGGACTTCGCCGATCGAGTGATCGCCGCACTGGAGCGCGACGGTATCCAGCCGCAAACCAGCGAGCCTTTACCGGCCCTGCCGAAACCACCGATGGGCATTCCCGCCTGGGAGCAACTGCTGCCATGA